From the genome of Amycolatopsis sp. NBC_01488, one region includes:
- a CDS encoding copper resistance protein CopC, with product MKSSSPTDGATLAAAPRKVELTFAEPVTLQPDPIAVAGPDGAMWTSVADAVITAAVLHSGPAGGFSGAVFPNRQRIGWR from the coding sequence TTGAAGTCGAGCTCGCCCACGGACGGCGCCACCCTGGCGGCCGCGCCCCGCAAGGTCGAGCTCACTTTCGCGGAACCCGTTACGCTGCAACCGGATCCGATCGCGGTGGCCGGTCCGGACGGTGCGATGTGGACGTCGGTCGCCGACGCGGTGATCACGGCGGCGGTGCTGCACTCGGGCCCGGCGGGCGGGTTCAGCGGCGCTGTCTTCCCGAACCGGCAGAGAATCGGGTGGCGGTGA
- a CDS encoding VOC family protein produces the protein MAAIHHVAVVVDDLEQSVGFYTRALGFRLSAERPSTLGPGAWLDVGGQQLHLIEGTPPSSRGQHFAVLVDDLDAEIRRLRADGVDVSDPVPIGGARQSFLADPSGNAIELHEK, from the coding sequence ATGGCAGCGATCCACCACGTGGCGGTCGTCGTCGACGACCTCGAGCAGTCCGTCGGCTTCTACACGCGCGCGCTGGGCTTCCGGCTCTCCGCCGAGCGTCCGAGCACCCTCGGGCCCGGCGCCTGGCTCGACGTCGGAGGCCAGCAACTCCACCTGATCGAGGGAACGCCACCATCCTCGCGAGGACAGCACTTCGCGGTGCTGGTCGACGACCTCGACGCGGAGATCCGGCGGCTGCGCGCCGACGGGGTCGACGTCAGCGACCCGGTTCCGATCGGCGGGGCTCGTCAGTCGTTCCTCGCCGACCCGTCCGGGAACGCGATCGAACTCCACGAAAAGTAG
- a CDS encoding RraA family protein, which produces MPVTEDLVQRFLAVDTTAICDADKTTRVLQSAIRARSARSRVFGPAFTVRCRDDFLGVLQAVEAAAPGDVIVVDGGAREIALGGELFARGALARSLGGIVVDAGYRDLAYVEQCELPVYSRFVTPLSGTSAKLGELQVPVTCGGVTVNPGDLVLADGEGVIVVAPDRINGLLDAAVAIKEAETAVIERLDAGGTLGDAFTLAEHVEALRRGEPSALRPRRA; this is translated from the coding sequence ATGCCGGTGACCGAAGACCTCGTCCAGCGATTCCTCGCGGTGGACACCACAGCGATCTGCGATGCCGACAAGACCACCCGGGTGCTGCAGAGCGCGATCCGCGCCCGCTCCGCCCGCTCGCGGGTGTTCGGGCCCGCGTTCACCGTCCGCTGCCGCGACGACTTCCTCGGCGTGCTCCAAGCGGTCGAAGCCGCGGCACCCGGCGACGTGATCGTCGTCGACGGCGGCGCGCGCGAGATCGCGCTCGGCGGCGAGCTGTTCGCCCGGGGTGCCCTGGCGCGGTCCCTCGGCGGGATCGTCGTGGACGCGGGTTACCGTGACCTGGCCTACGTCGAGCAGTGCGAGCTTCCGGTCTACAGCCGCTTCGTCACGCCGCTCTCGGGCACGTCGGCGAAACTCGGTGAACTCCAGGTCCCGGTGACCTGCGGCGGCGTCACGGTCAACCCCGGCGACCTGGTCCTGGCCGACGGCGAAGGCGTCATCGTGGTCGCGCCGGACCGGATCAACGGCCTCCTCGACGCCGCGGTCGCGATCAAGGAGGCCGAGACCGCGGTCATCGAGCGGCTCGACGCGGGCGGAACCCTCGGCGACGCGTTCACCCTCGCCGAGCACGTCGAGGCCCTGCGGCGGGGCGAGCCGTCGGCGCTGCGGCCCCGCCGGGCCTAG
- a CDS encoding OsmC family peroxiredoxin has protein sequence MPVSKAHANWNGDIPTGSGQFTAGGGSISGGVTYKSRFEDGPGSNPEQLIAAAHASCFSMALASTLAGAGFPAESIETDAAVTLRPVDGAPTILKIELTTQGRVAGVDEAQFREYAEQAKANCPVSRALAGVPEITLQATLAG, from the coding sequence ATGCCGGTTTCGAAGGCGCACGCGAACTGGAACGGCGACATCCCGACCGGATCGGGGCAGTTCACCGCGGGCGGCGGCAGCATCAGCGGCGGCGTCACCTACAAGTCCCGCTTCGAGGACGGCCCCGGGTCCAACCCGGAGCAGCTCATCGCCGCGGCGCACGCGTCCTGCTTCTCGATGGCGCTCGCGAGCACCCTGGCCGGAGCGGGCTTCCCGGCGGAGTCGATCGAAACCGACGCCGCGGTGACCCTCCGGCCGGTCGACGGCGCGCCGACCATCCTCAAGATCGAGCTGACGACCCAGGGCCGCGTCGCCGGCGTCGACGAAGCGCAGTTCCGCGAGTACGCCGAGCAGGCGAAGGCGAACTGCCCGGTCAGCCGTGCGCTGGCGGGGGTCCCGGAGATCACGCTGCAGGCGACGCTCGCGGGCTGA
- a CDS encoding HD domain-containing protein, with protein MNDVLALPAGPLAEASLSLVRQTEKAPIADHSVRSFLFARVLAEQEGSVADAAYDEDLLFAACVLHDLGLGTLAAGRARFEVEGADLAASLLTDHGVAATDVDRVWEAIALHSSIGIAHRRGLLTYLTHQGVFVDVGRVTVLEAARLRPIRARYPRPDGDTSVADAIAEHAARSEAAAPPYSIGAELLRQRRQESGRPPA; from the coding sequence ATGAACGACGTTCTCGCCCTGCCCGCCGGACCGCTCGCCGAAGCGAGTCTTTCCCTGGTGCGGCAGACGGAAAAGGCGCCGATCGCCGACCACAGCGTCCGCAGCTTCCTGTTCGCCCGGGTGCTGGCCGAGCAGGAGGGCAGCGTGGCCGACGCCGCCTACGACGAAGACCTGCTGTTCGCCGCGTGCGTCCTGCACGACCTGGGGCTGGGCACGCTCGCGGCCGGCCGGGCCCGGTTCGAGGTGGAGGGCGCCGACCTGGCCGCGTCGCTGCTGACCGACCACGGCGTCGCCGCCACGGACGTCGATCGCGTCTGGGAGGCGATCGCGCTGCATTCCTCGATCGGCATCGCCCACCGGCGCGGGCTGCTGACCTACCTGACGCACCAAGGCGTCTTCGTCGACGTCGGTCGCGTCACGGTCCTCGAAGCCGCCCGGCTGCGCCCGATCCGCGCCCGGTACCCGCGGCCGGACGGCGACACCTCGGTCGCCGACGCGATCGCCGAGCACGCGGCCCGCTCCGAGGCGGCGGCACCGCCGTACTCGATCGGTGCCGAGCTGCTCCGCCAACGACGGCAGGAGTCCGGTCGGCCGCCCGCGTGA
- a CDS encoding GlxA family transcriptional regulator: MTVVAILALDGVLGFEATIPGQVFGTANTVTGRPTYEIRVVATAEEIGTSPEFGSVRLRTPWDLDSLAGADTVLIPARAGFRTPPPEPVLVALRAAAARGARLASMCVGAFTLAATGLLDGLSATTHWEHAAELARRYPSVDVRPEVLFVDHGALLTSAGVAAGLDLCLHLVRRDLGAAVAADTARRIVMPPQRDGGQAQFIVHADPTDARQAPLQDTLAWLEANLHRPLTLADIAGHAGTSVRSLNRHFRAQVGTTPLQWLLKVRVTRAQHLLETTDLPIARIAHEAGLGAEPTLRHHFSRIAGVSPHAYRTAFRAPATDGGELPEIRPT; encoded by the coding sequence ATGACAGTCGTGGCCATCCTCGCGCTCGACGGCGTGCTCGGCTTCGAGGCGACCATCCCGGGGCAGGTGTTCGGCACCGCCAACACGGTCACCGGCAGGCCCACCTACGAGATCCGCGTCGTCGCGACGGCGGAGGAGATCGGCACCAGCCCGGAGTTCGGCTCGGTGCGCCTGCGCACGCCGTGGGACCTGGACAGCCTGGCCGGCGCCGACACCGTCCTCATCCCCGCGCGGGCCGGGTTCCGGACCCCGCCGCCCGAGCCGGTCCTGGTGGCACTGCGCGCCGCGGCGGCACGCGGTGCCCGGCTCGCGTCGATGTGCGTCGGTGCCTTCACCCTCGCCGCCACCGGCCTCCTCGACGGGCTGAGCGCCACCACGCACTGGGAGCACGCCGCCGAACTGGCGCGCCGGTACCCGAGCGTCGACGTGCGGCCCGAGGTCCTGTTCGTCGACCACGGTGCCCTGCTCACCTCGGCCGGGGTCGCCGCGGGCCTGGACCTCTGCCTCCACCTCGTCCGGCGCGACCTGGGCGCGGCCGTGGCCGCCGACACCGCCCGCCGGATCGTGATGCCGCCGCAGCGTGACGGCGGCCAGGCGCAGTTCATCGTCCACGCCGACCCCACCGACGCGCGGCAGGCCCCGCTGCAGGACACCCTGGCCTGGCTGGAGGCCAACCTGCACCGGCCGCTCACCCTCGCCGACATCGCCGGGCACGCCGGCACGAGCGTCCGCAGCCTGAACCGGCACTTCCGCGCCCAGGTCGGCACGACGCCTTTGCAGTGGCTGCTGAAGGTGCGGGTCACCCGGGCCCAGCACCTGCTCGAGACCACGGACCTGCCGATCGCCCGGATCGCCCACGAGGCGGGCCTGGGCGCGGAACCGACGTTGCGCCACCACTTCAGCCGGATCGCCGGGGTCTCGCCCCACGCCTACCGGACGGCTTTTCGCGCACCGGCCACGGACGGTGGCGAGCTACCGGAGATCAGGCCGACGTGA
- a CDS encoding DUF397 domain-containing protein produces the protein MTNSTGWFKSSWSTETQDCVEVHLGDEVGVRDSKAPSDGQLSVGQAGWSAFLAAVTSA, from the coding sequence ATGACGAACTCGACCGGCTGGTTCAAGTCGAGCTGGAGCACCGAAACCCAAGACTGCGTCGAGGTTCACCTGGGTGACGAGGTCGGGGTGCGCGACTCGAAAGCGCCGTCGGACGGGCAGCTTTCGGTCGGCCAGGCCGGCTGGAGTGCCTTCCTGGCGGCCGTCACGTCGGCCTGA
- a CDS encoding helix-turn-helix domain-containing protein, with protein MTFGDALKEARESRGISLRKLAVLIGRKESDSGLISRWESGDRTPKPDDVASISEALELGDDAAAELMALATNAGQGGRWHAVTIAERRQQMNALLAAERTATTVTHLAPLLIPGVLQTSAVIRAMMVEGDVPADEIDERVAIRIGRRDLITRRSPAKLDVLLGEAAIRHVIGGRDVWAEQLAYLAEMIELPNVNVQVIPFGVGWTPALAGPFILFDSDQAPSIISLELHRGGLMLYADEDVAVHRQKAEAARSKAMDEKVSLDLIARVKSELLGAKK; from the coding sequence ATGACCTTCGGCGACGCGCTGAAAGAGGCGCGCGAGTCGCGCGGCATCTCCTTGCGCAAGCTGGCGGTGCTGATCGGCCGCAAGGAGTCCGACTCCGGATTGATCTCCCGCTGGGAAAGCGGCGACCGCACTCCGAAGCCGGACGACGTCGCCTCGATCAGCGAAGCGCTCGAACTCGGGGACGACGCGGCCGCCGAACTGATGGCGCTGGCCACCAACGCGGGACAGGGCGGCCGCTGGCACGCCGTGACGATCGCCGAGCGCCGTCAGCAGATGAACGCGTTGCTGGCCGCCGAGCGGACGGCCACGACCGTCACGCACTTGGCTCCGCTGTTGATCCCGGGCGTTCTGCAGACCAGCGCGGTCATCCGCGCCATGATGGTCGAAGGCGACGTACCGGCCGACGAGATCGACGAGCGCGTGGCGATCCGGATCGGGCGACGCGACCTCATCACCCGCAGGTCACCGGCGAAGCTTGATGTGCTGCTGGGGGAGGCGGCGATCCGGCATGTCATCGGCGGCCGCGACGTGTGGGCGGAGCAGCTGGCCTATCTCGCCGAGATGATCGAGCTGCCCAACGTCAACGTGCAGGTCATCCCGTTCGGGGTCGGCTGGACGCCCGCTCTGGCCGGCCCGTTCATCCTGTTCGATTCCGATCAGGCGCCGTCGATCATCAGCCTCGAACTGCATCGCGGCGGCCTGATGCTCTACGCCGACGAAGACGTCGCGGTGCACCGGCAGAAGGCCGAGGCGGCGCGCAGCAAGGCGATGGACGAGAAGGTAAGTCTCGACCTCATCGCAAGAGTCAAGAGCGAACTGCTGGGAGCGAAGAAATGA
- a CDS encoding NAD-dependent epimerase/dehydratase family protein: MTEAKHIVVTGATGNIGTGVVAALSADPDVRSITGLARRPAADRPARTRLVEADIERDDLVAHFRGADAVVHLAWLFQPTRKPERTWRTNVLGSLRVFEAAAAAGVPKIVYTSSVGAYSPRETEAPVAESWPTHGWPGAAYTREKAYVERWLDAFELRHPEVGVVRIRPGFVFQRAAASEQRRLFGGPFVPGSLIRPGLLPVVPDLPGLRVQVVHTDDLADAVRRAVLLPVTGAFNVATGPVVGTRFVAGLLGARPVPVPARLVRAALDVAWRLHAVPATPGLFDAVVRLPVMDTARAELELGWRPRHDAAETLSEFLAGLRTGAGTGTAPLAPDGNRAGEIATGVGRRP, from the coding sequence ATGACTGAAGCGAAGCACATCGTGGTCACCGGCGCGACGGGCAACATCGGCACCGGCGTGGTGGCCGCCCTCAGCGCCGACCCGGACGTCCGCTCGATCACCGGGCTCGCCCGGCGGCCCGCCGCGGACCGACCCGCGCGCACGCGCCTCGTCGAGGCCGACATCGAACGGGACGACCTGGTGGCGCACTTCCGCGGCGCCGACGCGGTCGTCCACCTGGCGTGGTTGTTCCAGCCCACGCGGAAACCGGAACGCACCTGGCGGACGAACGTGCTCGGCTCCCTGCGCGTCTTCGAGGCGGCCGCCGCGGCCGGCGTGCCGAAGATCGTCTACACGTCGTCCGTCGGGGCCTACTCGCCTCGCGAAACCGAAGCGCCCGTGGCCGAAAGCTGGCCGACGCACGGCTGGCCGGGCGCCGCGTACACGCGGGAAAAGGCCTACGTCGAACGCTGGCTCGACGCCTTCGAGCTCCGGCACCCGGAGGTCGGGGTCGTCCGGATCCGGCCCGGCTTCGTCTTCCAGCGCGCCGCGGCGTCCGAGCAACGCCGCCTCTTCGGCGGCCCGTTCGTCCCCGGCAGCCTGATCCGGCCGGGCCTGCTGCCGGTCGTGCCGGACCTGCCGGGCCTGCGAGTGCAGGTCGTGCACACCGACGACCTGGCCGACGCGGTCCGCCGCGCCGTCCTGCTGCCGGTGACCGGGGCGTTCAACGTCGCCACCGGGCCGGTCGTCGGCACCCGCTTCGTCGCCGGCTTGCTGGGCGCGCGGCCGGTTCCGGTGCCGGCCCGGCTGGTCCGCGCGGCGCTCGACGTCGCGTGGCGCCTGCACGCCGTCCCCGCGACGCCCGGCCTGTTCGACGCCGTGGTGCGCCTTCCGGTGATGGACACGGCCCGGGCGGAACTCGAACTCGGCTGGCGGCCGCGCCACGACGCCGCCGAGACGCTGTCGGAGTTCCTGGCCGGCCTGCGCACCGGGGCCGGAACCGGCACCGCGCCCCTGGCCCCGGACGGGAACCGCGCCGGTGAGATCGCCACTGGCGTCGGACGGCGACCGTGA
- a CDS encoding ATP-binding protein — MTRSSDRSVLLEPSDRLASTLVTVTGRLDLSGYGFLRDGLLKVAADGPPGLIADVDGLLIDELSPAAVFPLVARRIGDWPGIPFSVVTRQPAHLDIFHRYGLDRFVAVHADVEAAEHQQTVPIRRWAERVFPRADSATKLARAFLREHATDWDVPDLVYDGTLIVGELVGNALQHTASAPGVRLDLRRNLLTIAVADDSPRPATLLERIGPRDSGLGLQIIAQTARTWGSSRRWSGGKVVWATLVSGRHA, encoded by the coding sequence ATGACCCGCAGCAGTGACCGAAGTGTCCTGCTGGAGCCCTCGGACCGGCTCGCCAGCACCCTGGTCACCGTCACCGGGAGGCTCGACCTCTCCGGGTACGGATTCCTGCGCGACGGCCTGCTGAAGGTCGCCGCCGACGGCCCACCCGGGTTGATCGCCGACGTCGACGGGCTGCTCATCGACGAACTGTCCCCGGCCGCCGTGTTCCCCCTGGTCGCCCGCCGGATCGGCGACTGGCCCGGCATTCCGTTCTCCGTGGTCACCCGCCAGCCGGCCCACCTGGACATCTTCCACCGCTACGGCCTCGACCGGTTCGTCGCCGTGCACGCCGACGTCGAGGCAGCCGAACACCAGCAGACGGTCCCGATCCGCCGGTGGGCCGAACGCGTGTTCCCGCGCGCCGACAGCGCGACGAAGCTCGCTCGCGCATTCCTTCGGGAACACGCCACCGACTGGGACGTACCCGACCTGGTCTACGACGGCACCCTGATCGTCGGAGAGCTCGTCGGCAACGCGCTTCAGCACACCGCGTCCGCACCCGGGGTGCGCCTCGACCTCCGCCGAAACCTGCTCACCATCGCGGTCGCCGACGACAGTCCCCGGCCCGCGACGCTCCTCGAGCGCATCGGCCCGCGCGATTCCGGACTCGGCCTGCAGATCATCGCCCAGACCGCACGGACCTGGGGCAGCAGCCGACGCTGGTCGGGCGGCAAGGTCGTCTGGGCGACCCTCGTCTCCGGCCGCCACGCCTGA
- a CDS encoding alpha/beta fold hydrolase, which produces MNPKLVVSYQDAPTRTVSAGGVDFAYRELGPQTGVPVVFLTHLAAVLDNWDPRVVDGIAAHHRVIAFDNRGVGASTGTTPKTIEAMAADAVTFIRALGLTKVDLLGFSMGGMIAQVIAQREPDLVRKLVIAGTGPAGGEGIKNVTRISHLDTVRALLTLQDPKQFLFFTRTSNGKRAGKEFLARLKERKTNRDKAISLRSYGAQLTAIHRWGREKAADLSVIGQPVLVANGDHDRMVPTENTHDLARRLPDSELVIYPDAGHGGIFQFHGQFVGKVLEFLAR; this is translated from the coding sequence ATGAACCCCAAGCTGGTCGTCTCCTATCAGGACGCGCCAACCCGCACCGTCTCCGCCGGCGGCGTCGACTTCGCCTACCGCGAACTCGGCCCGCAGACCGGTGTCCCGGTGGTCTTCCTGACCCACCTCGCCGCGGTCCTGGACAACTGGGACCCCCGCGTCGTCGACGGCATCGCCGCCCACCACCGGGTCATCGCCTTCGACAACCGCGGCGTCGGCGCGTCCACCGGAACCACCCCGAAGACGATCGAGGCGATGGCGGCCGACGCCGTCACCTTCATCCGGGCGCTCGGCCTGACGAAGGTCGACCTGCTCGGCTTCTCCATGGGCGGGATGATCGCGCAGGTGATCGCCCAGCGAGAACCGGACCTCGTCCGGAAGCTGGTCATCGCCGGCACGGGCCCCGCGGGAGGCGAAGGCATCAAGAACGTCACCAGGATTTCCCACCTCGACACGGTCCGGGCGCTGCTCACCTTGCAGGACCCCAAGCAGTTCCTCTTCTTCACCCGCACATCCAACGGGAAGCGAGCGGGCAAAGAGTTCCTCGCCCGGCTGAAGGAACGCAAGACCAACCGGGACAAGGCGATTTCGCTGAGGTCCTACGGCGCGCAGCTCACGGCCATCCACCGTTGGGGACGGGAAAAGGCGGCCGACCTCTCCGTCATCGGCCAGCCCGTGCTGGTCGCGAACGGCGACCACGACCGGATGGTGCCGACCGAGAACACGCACGATCTGGCCCGGCGCCTGCCGGACAGCGAACTCGTGATCTACCCCGACGCCGGCCACGGCGGCATCTTCCAGTTCCACGGGCAGTTCGTCGGCAAGGTCCTGGAATTCCTCGCGCGATAG
- a CDS encoding alpha/beta fold hydrolase, which yields MTTYLADTLENHAAAGPSAVFTYRRTGPRGGVPLVLLMRFRGTIDWWDPEFVDRLAADRDVILFDNIGIGYTGGEPRDTAEGFADGAIEFIEALGLSQVDLLGWSLGGIVAQLVALRRPGLVRKVVVAGSSGPGVAPGTPEMSERVLTIMAKPDADADDLLYLFYPETEGARAAGLEHLAKVGKRLAAGGPAVTEDAAQGQLAAVGRLLAVEWEQLKSELQAITQPVLYANGLHDVMIPAVASSKAVEQVPDSTLVLYSDAGHAFLFQHIDEFTAQITLFLDD from the coding sequence ATGACGACGTACCTGGCTGACACCCTCGAGAACCACGCCGCCGCGGGTCCCTCCGCGGTGTTCACCTACCGCCGCACCGGCCCGCGGGGTGGCGTGCCGCTGGTCCTGCTGATGCGGTTTCGCGGCACCATCGACTGGTGGGACCCGGAGTTCGTCGACCGGCTCGCCGCGGACCGCGACGTCATCCTGTTCGACAACATCGGCATCGGGTACACCGGCGGCGAGCCACGTGACACCGCCGAGGGCTTCGCCGACGGCGCGATCGAGTTCATCGAAGCCTTGGGCCTGTCCCAGGTGGACCTGCTCGGCTGGTCGCTCGGGGGCATCGTGGCGCAGCTGGTCGCGCTCCGCCGGCCCGGTCTCGTGCGCAAGGTCGTCGTGGCGGGCAGCAGCGGGCCGGGTGTCGCGCCGGGCACCCCGGAGATGAGCGAGCGGGTGCTCACGATCATGGCCAAGCCGGACGCGGACGCCGACGACCTGCTCTACCTCTTCTACCCCGAGACCGAAGGGGCCCGCGCCGCCGGACTCGAGCATCTGGCGAAGGTCGGCAAGCGCCTGGCGGCGGGCGGCCCCGCGGTGACCGAGGACGCCGCCCAGGGTCAGCTCGCCGCGGTGGGCCGGCTCCTGGCCGTCGAATGGGAGCAGTTGAAGTCCGAGCTTCAGGCGATCACCCAGCCGGTCCTGTACGCCAACGGGCTCCACGACGTGATGATCCCCGCCGTCGCTTCCTCCAAGGCGGTCGAGCAGGTCCCGGATTCCACGCTGGTTCTCTACAGCGACGCCGGGCACGCCTTCCTGTTCCAGCACATCGACGAGTTCACCGCTCAGATCACGCTCTTCCTCGACGACTGA
- a CDS encoding TetR/AcrR family transcriptional regulator: MVRYAKEHKQATRQRIIETAGRRLKRDGIDGSGVATLMKDAGLTNGAFYAHFESKEDLVATAVSEQLRGQREWLTSFPPGRDGVEQMVRTYLSPEHRDNPEDGCPSAALLDEISRCADPTKGAYTGSVLAVIDDIAARLAPRDPRSARTRTLSIYASMVGTLQLARALADRQLSDDILEQGIRNALTVLDAAAEG; this comes from the coding sequence GTGGTGCGGTACGCGAAAGAGCACAAGCAGGCGACGCGGCAGCGGATCATCGAGACGGCCGGGCGCCGGCTCAAGCGCGACGGGATCGACGGGTCCGGGGTCGCCACGCTCATGAAGGACGCGGGCTTGACCAACGGCGCCTTCTACGCCCACTTCGAATCCAAGGAAGACCTGGTCGCCACCGCGGTTTCCGAGCAGCTGCGCGGCCAGCGCGAGTGGCTCACCTCGTTCCCGCCCGGCCGTGACGGCGTCGAGCAGATGGTACGCACGTACCTCTCGCCCGAACACCGCGACAACCCCGAAGACGGCTGCCCGTCCGCCGCGCTGCTGGACGAGATCAGCCGCTGCGCCGATCCGACGAAGGGGGCCTACACCGGCAGCGTGCTGGCCGTCATCGACGACATCGCCGCTCGCTTGGCGCCGCGGGATCCGCGGTCGGCGCGCACCAGGACGCTGAGCATTTATGCCTCGATGGTCGGGACCCTCCAGCTCGCTCGAGCCCTGGCCGACCGGCAGCTGTCCGACGACATCCTGGAGCAGGGGATCCGCAACGCGCTGACCGTGCTGGACGCCGCGGCCGAGGGCTGA
- a CDS encoding NADP-dependent oxidoreductase, with translation MKAFIVDRYGKNGNELRAGDAPEPTIGDHDVLVEIHAAGVNALDAKIRNGEFKLFLPYRPPFVLGNDVAGVVTRVGARVREFKPGDEVYARPDKDRIGTFAEFIAVHENDLALKPKRLTMEEAASVPLVGLTAWQALIELAHLRKGQKVFIQAGSGGVGTFAIQLAKHLGATVATTTSTANVALVERLGADIVLDYRTDDFEDVLHDYDVVLHSLDNEALKKSLRVLKPGGKLISLSGPPDPDFARAMGKPWILRPATRVLSHGTRTAAKRRQVGYSFLFMRASGPQLREITSLVDAGVIEPVVDRVFPFDSTNEALAYVDEGHAKGKVVVTVRPTEKDIS, from the coding sequence ATGAAGGCGTTCATCGTCGATCGCTACGGAAAGAACGGCAACGAACTCCGGGCCGGCGACGCGCCGGAGCCCACCATCGGCGACCACGACGTGCTGGTCGAGATCCACGCCGCCGGCGTCAACGCCCTCGATGCGAAGATCCGGAACGGGGAGTTCAAGCTGTTCCTCCCCTACCGGCCGCCGTTCGTCCTGGGCAACGACGTCGCCGGCGTCGTGACCCGTGTCGGAGCCCGGGTGCGCGAGTTCAAGCCCGGCGACGAGGTCTACGCGCGCCCGGACAAGGACCGGATCGGCACCTTCGCGGAGTTCATCGCCGTCCACGAAAACGACCTGGCCCTGAAGCCGAAGCGGCTGACGATGGAGGAAGCCGCTTCCGTACCGCTCGTCGGCTTGACCGCCTGGCAGGCGCTGATCGAACTCGCGCACTTGCGAAAGGGGCAGAAGGTCTTCATCCAGGCGGGTTCCGGCGGGGTGGGGACGTTCGCGATCCAGCTGGCGAAGCACCTCGGCGCGACCGTCGCCACGACCACGAGCACCGCGAACGTGGCCCTGGTCGAGCGCCTCGGCGCAGACATCGTGCTCGACTACCGCACGGACGACTTCGAAGACGTCCTGCACGACTACGACGTGGTCCTGCACAGCCTGGACAACGAGGCGCTCAAGAAGTCCCTGCGGGTGCTGAAGCCCGGCGGCAAGCTGATCTCCCTCTCCGGCCCGCCCGACCCGGACTTCGCGCGGGCAATGGGAAAGCCGTGGATCCTGCGCCCGGCGACGCGCGTGCTGAGCCACGGAACACGCACCGCGGCCAAGCGCCGTCAGGTCGGCTATTCGTTCCTCTTCATGCGAGCCAGCGGGCCCCAGCTGCGCGAGATCACCTCCCTCGTCGACGCCGGCGTCATCGAGCCGGTCGTGGACCGCGTTTTCCCCTTCGACTCGACCAACGAAGCCCTGGCCTACGTCGACGAGGGACACGCCAAGGGCAAGGTCGTCGTCACGGTCCGGCCCACCGAGAAGGACATTTCCTGA
- a CDS encoding maleylpyruvate isomerase N-terminal domain-containing protein, which translates to MTELNADTARRAIVDHTRRLAEAAAAGPDATVPTAPKWIIADLVAHVGQTQHWVAEIIERRVTDPTRLPTEMAVLPTDSREG; encoded by the coding sequence ATGACCGAACTGAACGCGGACACGGCCCGGCGCGCGATCGTGGACCACACCCGGCGCCTGGCGGAAGCGGCCGCCGCCGGACCTGACGCCACCGTGCCGACCGCCCCGAAGTGGATCATCGCCGACCTCGTCGCGCACGTGGGCCAGACCCAGCACTGGGTCGCGGAGATCATCGAGCGGCGGGTCACCGACCCCACCCGGCTGCCCACGGAGATGGCCGTGCTCCCCACGGATTCCCGCGAGGGCTAA